The Thioalkalivibrio nitratireducens DSM 14787 DNA segment GAACGCCTCCAAACGTCCGTCTGGTCGTTGCGCGCCCGCGAATAACTCTTATGCAGGATGAACGGCGCAAGCCGCCTGTAGTCGCTGACGAGTTCCTGCGGTACGGCGAGATGCGGAAACTCGATGTAGCCCCGCTTTTTCTCGCCGAACCGCCCTGCCGCAGTGCTGCCATCTCCGTCTCGCTGCACCTGCCGCCTGGCGCTGCCAGTCTGCTGTACCACGTGTGCGAGTTCGTGTGCGAGGAGGTTGCGGCCACGCTCGGTGCCCGGATCGAACTCGCCCGGGCCGAAGAAAACATCGCTGCCGACGGTGAAGGCACGGGCCCTGATGCGGGCGCAGAGGGCGGCGGCCTCGGCGTCGGTGTGGATGCGCACCTGTTCGAAGCTGCGGCCGAAGCGCGTCTGCATGTCGTGCAGCACGCCTTCCCGCAGCGGGTCGCCGCGCCCGATCCGCGCCTCGATCGCCGCCTCGGTCTCAGCGTCCAGCGGCTGCCCGGCAACCTCGTCCACTTCTGTCCCGGCCTCGCGCGCGGCTCTGGCCTGGGCAATCTCTTCCCCTTCCTGGCGCTGGAGCGTTTCCGACTCCTCGAACGCCTCGCGCATCGCCTCTTCGGGCCCGGCGGGCTCGCGCATCGCCTCGTCGGGCTCAGCCACCTCGCGCATCACGGGTTCGGCTTCCTCCGGCTGGCGCATCGCCGCCGCGAGCTCGTCATCGGCCTGCTCACGCGCCGCGGCCGGCAACCCCGAGGAGAGTCGGGAAAGCGCACGCGCTGCCGCAACCACCGGCTGCTGCTCGTCGAGTTCGTGGTTCTCCTGTGGCGAGCCCTCGCTGGCATTGCGCTGCACGGCGCGCGGTCCGGCGGCTCGCGGGGTGCGGCTGATCTCGTCGGCGACGCGATCCGCTTCCTGCTCCTGCGCATCCTGCGGGTGGCTGACCGCGAGCTTCGCCTGCAGGTACGCCGGTTTGCGCGCAATCGCCTTGCGCGAAGGCCGTGACGCGGGTTTCGCTTCAACCGTCCTGGCGCCGCTGCGGGGTTTCTGGATCATCTGCGCCATGTCACCCCCCCAGACGCTCCAGCCGCGTGGGCAGACCGCGCCCCAGCTTGTCGTATTCCTTGCGCAACGCCGCCAGCAGGGCCGGCACCGCAATGGGCCCTTGCGCCGCGGTCGCCACCGCCGCATGCAGTACGACATTGCGGATCTGGCCACCGGTCAAATCGCAGTGGCTTGCAAGCTGACGGCAGACATCGGCACCGGGTACACGGGCGCCGAAATGGCTGTGCCACAACGCCAGCCGCTCGGCAAAACGCGGCAGCGGGAACTCGATCACCGCATCGAGCCTGCGGTTGAACGCGCCATCGATGCGCTCGCGGCTGTTGCTGGTGAGGATCACCAGCCCCGGGTGGGTCTCGATCCGGCTGAGCAGGAAGTTGGTGAGCATGTTGGCGTAGCGCTCGCCGGTGTCCTTGCCGTCACTGCGCCGGCCGAACAGCGCGTCGGCTTCGTCGAACAGCAGCGCGGCATCGCAGGCAGCGGCCTGGTCGAGCAACGCGGCGAGGTTCTTTTCCGACTCGCCGATGTACTTGTTCATTACGGCGGCCAGATCGACCCGGTACAACGGCGCCGCCAGCGCGGTGGCCACATAGCTGGCCGCCAGCGTCTTGCCGGTGCCGCTCTCGCCGACGAACAGCGCGCGCACGCCCGGGGTGCGCGTGGCCGCAAGTGTCTGCCCCAGTCCTTCCCATACTGCCTCGCGCTGGTGCACTCGGGCAATCAGCGCCTCCAGCGCGAACTGCACCGCCTCCGGCACCACCAGCGCGTCCTTCCCCACCGTGCACTCCAACGGCTGCGCCAGCAGCCGCAGCGATGCCGCGCCCAGCTCCCGTCGCGCACGCAGCAGGTGTTCGCGCCCGACCTCAATGCCCGCCTGCGCCGCCTGCAGCTTCGCGCTGGCGGCAACGCGGGCGATCGCAGGCCCGCTCAGCAGCGCACCGGCGCACTCGTCGGCCAACCCGGCCGGCAGGCATTCGCGCCAGAACCGCCGGCGCTCGGCCGGTGTGGGCAGAGGCAACTCCAGCTCCAGCCAGCCCTCGCCCTCCACGGTCCCGTCGCGCCCGAGCAGGACGACCAGCGGAACGCCGGGCTCGACCACACCCTGCCAGGCCTCGCCGGGCCCGACCCGGGGTGACAGCACGGGCAGCCAGCCGGCGAAACGGCTGGCCAGCCGGAACGCCGGCTGTTGCAGCCAGTGTGCGTCGGTAATCTGCAGCGGCTGCCGGCCCAGTTCGGCCCCGATCAGTGCGGCCAGCTGCGAGCGGCCACTGCCCGGCGCGCCGCGCAACACCAGCCCGGCCGCTGCGCCGCCACCGATCACGGCCGCCAGCCGCGGTGCCTGCTCGCGCGCCGCGCTGGCCAGGAGCGGTGCGCGCAGCGGCGTCAGCACCTGCCCCTGCGGCCAATCGACGGCCGAGTCCGTCAGCACGGCCCAGAGCGCGGGCGAGATCCTGAGCTGCTGCAGCGGCAACGGGTCATCGCCCTCGAGCTCCAGTACCTGGTGCCGCAGCAACGGGCCGGTGCACAGTTTCGGGACGTCGATGACCTCGGCGCCGAACAGGGCCTGCAGCAGCGCCACCGCAAGATGCACCGTTGGCCGCGCACTCTGGCCTGGCGTCTGCAGTTCGGCGACCGCCAGTGTGACCGGGTGCGAGGCCTCGCTCTCTCCCGCCAGCGCCAGCAGAACCCCCTGAGGGAGGTCGAGGCCGAGTTCCTCGACCAGCCGCGCCAAGGCACCGTGGCGCGGGGGCCAGGCACGCAGCGCCAGATCGCGCCGCACGGCCCAGGGCAGCCTCGCCCCCGAGTCTGAACGCTCGTCCAGCACCAGTGCTCGCAGCGGCTCCTCCGGGCCCAGGCTGCGCGCGATGAATTCGGCAAGTCCCGCCCGCAGCAGCGCCCTGAGCCCTTCAGGCGCCTGGGGCCATGGAAGCGACTCCACCGGACGGCTCATTTTGCCGCCTCCGTATAGATGAAGGTTACCACCCGGCCCAACCACGGCACCCAGCCCGGATTCACGTCCAGCCCGGCTAGGCGCACGGGCAAGCGTACCGCCTGCAGCGGTAGTTGGAGGTCGAGATGACTTTCGGTATATACCAGCCGTCCGGGCACCGCGAGAAGGTCCGGATTCCAGAGCTCACGGTAGACGCGCACGATCTGCGCCAGCAGCTCGCGGCGATGCGGCAGCTCGGGCGCATTCTCCAGCGCGGCCGGATCGTTCAGGCCCGCCTGCCCGGCGAGGAAGTGCGCGAGTGGGTCTTCCGGGTCAAAGTCCAGCTCGCGACCGAGTCGAAACATCCACAACCAGCCGTCGGGCAACGCCTGCCAGGCCTGCCGCTGTTCGAGCCAGCGCCTGATCTGCGGGTGTTCGAGCACGTTGACCAGGTAGAACAGCCCCCCCTGCCCGGTCTGCAGCGAATTCCGGTTCGGCTCGGGTCCGGCCTCGTCCTGGGTGAACGCATGCGCATCGGGGCGCAGAGTTTCCGCTGCAAGGGGCGGCGACGGACCCGGCGCCGCCGGGTGCGGCAGAGCCGACCCGCGGGACGCCCGATGCGCGCCGCGCCGTCGCGGCACATCGGCAGCGTCGAGCTCCGGACGGTCGTCGGACCCGGCCGGAGTACCCGCTGGCGCCCCGGGTCGAGTCGTGTCCGGTTCGGCGATGCGAGGCTCGCCCGACCGACGCTTTGGAGCATCCCCGCGCCGCGGTGCCGCACCCGGCTGCTCGGACTGAGCCGGCCCGGTTCCGGCGTGGGGCGCGCCGGCCCCGCTGCGAGCCACATGGGCGCTTCCCGGTAATCCAGGCTCCGCAGGGGTCGCCCTGTCGTCCGCCGGTGGTGGCGGGGGCGCGAACGGCACAGGCGGACGCAGCGCGCGGCAGACCAATTGCAGGCGCGCGGCCGGCTGGTTGACGACCCTGATCGGCTGCCATTCCAGCGCGACCAGCAACGCGGCCAGGGTCACGCGCGGATCGCCCGGCGCCCACTCCCGCAGCACCGCCATCCAACGCCCGAGCAGGGTCGGCGGCAGGCCGGCGTCGTGGGTAACCTCGGCCTGTGGCGACATATTCGCCGCGGGCGCCAGCGGCACACCCGCGTGCCGCGCATAGGCCGCGACCAGCCCTTCCGCAGTGCCGGCATCCAGTGCCTGCCAGACGGTGGCCAAGACCCCGCGTTCCGCCAGCCGGGCGGTTACCGCCGGAAGATGGGCGATGTCATCCTGCCAGAGTGTCGCCAGCGCGCGCGGCGGTGGACGGCCGAACAGGTGCCGCCAGTGCTGCCAATACCAGCGGGTCGCCGCGCGCCCCCGGGCCAGATCCTCGCTCAGCCAGGCCAGCAGATCGGCCCGGTCGACGAAGCGGATCGCCGCCGCGCGGTCGGCGCCCGCCGAACCGGGCGACACCGACTGAGCGATCTGCGCATCGGTCGCCTCACCCAGGCGCCGGGCGAGGCGGCCAAGGGGCGCCCGTACCTCGATCCTGCGCACGATCACCCAGTCGCGTCGCTGCGGCCAGTCGGCCGCTTCGACCTGCGCCGCCACGGCGCGGAGGTCCGGCGCCTGTCCGCGCAGACGCAGTCGATCAACCACCACGCCCCAGCGCGGCGCCGGCATCTAGCGGCCCAGCCCCTTGGTCAGCTTGCTCGCCACCACGGAGAAACCGCTGCCGACCCGGATACCCGGGCGATCTACCTGCACGAGATTGGCCACCACGCCATGCGGATCGGCATCGGCGACGCTGAGCAGACCGACCACCTGCTGGCTGCGGTCGAGCAGCTGCAGCAGCGTTCCGGGCGGCGGCGGCTTGTTCAGAGACAGCCGCATCGGCTCACCTACCGCAAGGCGCCGCGGCGGCACCTGCACCTCCCCGTCGCAGGATCTCGGCCGGGTCGCCCAGCGCAGCGTGAATCACGGCCGCGCGAATCATGTTCCGCAGCGCCGACCGGCCGGCCCCGGAGGCGTCCTGGGCCAGCTGGCGGAACCACCAGTCGACCAATTCGACGATGGTGCGCACGGTGTTGAAGTCGTCCTGCTCGGCGCGGTCGAGACCGGGCCAATGACCGGTGCCTGGCAGCGGCAGCCGGTCGTCCTCGGCCAGCTGCGACCACTCCAGGCGAATGGACGGGTCGAGGCGTTCCAGGTACTCGACCAGGCAGCCGATGCACTGCTCGAGCCGGGTCTGGAGCTGGTTCGCGTCGTGTCGCGGCCTGCCGGCGCTGCCGGTGAGCAGATCGTGCAGCGACAGCACGCGGGCATTGCCCCGGCTGAAGGCGTTCAGCGACGCGGTCCGGACCGGCGGCTTCTGACTGGCCAGCGTACCCAGCACGGCGAGGTTCTGCTGGCCCAGGGACGACATTGCCTGCTGCAGCGGGATCCGCGTCGACTGGGTCGGCGCCGACTGCCCGAGCCTGGCGAGCCGCAACTCCCGCAGTGCGGCCGCCTGCTCGACACGTACCGCGTTGGCAAGCCGCGGAAGTACCGGTGCCAGCGCCGTCCAGTCGGCCACCGGCACCTCGCGCACGGTATCGAAGAAGGCCGCCAGGCTGTCCGGCAACTCGTACTCGGCGTCGGCCGGACAGCCGGGAACGATATCGCGCGCGCTGCCGTGGCGCAGCGTCAGCGGGTCGGCCAGCGGCAGACTCACCGCGGCGGAGTTCACCCGCACGTAGTACAGCCCGGAGAGCCCGGTCGTCAGCAGGCGGGTGCGCTCCTGGTTGCGCAGGTAGGTCCTGCGCCAGTCTTCATCGAGCAGCCGCTGCGTCACCGCATAATCCCCCAGGCGCTCGAGACGCCGACCGTCCAGGACATCGAGTTCCTGCCGTTCCTGGACGATCATCGCCGCGAGCTTGACCAGGCGCTGCTGCAGGTCCTGGCGCTCGCGCAAGCGGGCATTGAGGTCACGTTCAAGGGTATCGAAACGGGCCTCGATGATCGCAATCTGCTGGGTCAGGATCTGCCCCGCCTTGAACAGTTGCTGGTATCGGTGCTGGACCAGCTCGGCGGTAGAATCACCACAGGGTAGGTTCTCTTCCATCTGGGTCGGGTGCTGCAGCCCCACACGGTCGCGGATGCGCTCGAGCCGGCGCTTGATCGCCCTGGTTTCCTTCCTGTCGAACAGCCCGTCCAGGTTGGCGAGCAGCGCCTCCATCTCGTCGTAGGCCTTCTTGTACTCGTTGAACTCGGGATGGATGTGGCTCAGCACACCGACCCGCGGCGTTTCGGCCTGGAAGGCAGGCGGCGCCACCGGATTCCGTGCGGGCGTGGTCATCTGCTCCAGGCGCGCCTTGTTGATGCCGAACTCGACCGCAGAGCGGGTCGCCGGCTTCAGCACGGAGAAACGCTGGCTCTGGGCAGTGGTGGAGATCGTCTTGCGGGCCAGCGACGGGATCTGCGTCGGAATCAGCGGCTGGGTCATTGCGACCCGGTGGGTCGTGTCGGCGGCCGTCATCGAGAGCGTCGTGAACAGCGCTTCCCGCGAGGCGGAGGAGGAACGTAGGGGCGTCGCATCCTCCTCCGGCGGCGACGGCTGTTCCCGCTCGGCCGCTTCTGCCACCGCCTCGGCCGCCAGCGGCAGCGGATTGAGCCGCGTGTAGGGCATCCAGCGCGCGAGTTGCAGCCCCGAGCCATCGCCGGCGACGCCGCCGGCCAGTGCGGCCAGCGACACGGTCTGCGAGTCGAGTTGCTGGCGTTGCAGCAGCAGGTAGTCCTGGGTCTTGTTCAGTCGCGTCTGCAGGATGCGGATCCGGTTGTCGAGCGCCTCCAGTTCCACCTGGCCGATGGCGTACTGGATGACCAGCCCGTCGTCCTCCGGCTCAGAGGCCGCGGGCGGTGCGCCGTCATCGAACCATTGCTGATAGCGCTCCGGCGGCTCCGGGAACGCGCGGTCGTAGGGATGCGGGAGCGGACTCTCCAGCTCCGACCGCGCACGTTCGACGATGGCCTCGAACACCGTCGACGGCACGGCCGGGGGCGGGACCGGCTGCGGCAGCGACAGCGCGCGCAACTGCTCCGGCGTCAGGGCCGCACCGGCCTCCTCCTGCACGAAATACAGTCGCTCGAACTGGCGCCTCCAGGCAAGCCAGCTGTCGTGCGCGCGCATGAAATAGCGGTAGACGTCCTGCTCCAGGCGGCCATCGGTCTGCGGGATGTCGAGCATCTCCGGCCGGTAGTGGCGTTCGGGGACAGCCAGCAGCAGGCGCAGGTGTTCGCCTGCCGGACGGCGCAGATCCACCACGCGCCGCGGCAAGTGGCGGTCAATGAGCTCATCGACCGCCGTGTCGGGGACTGCCACCGCGTCGATGCGCAGGTGCGATGGCAGAAACGCCACGCGCGGCGTCACCGACGCAGCATCCTCGAGCAGCGCCAGCGGCAGCTGGCCGGCCGCCGGCAGATAATCCAGCAGCAGATGCTCCTCGAGATACGCCAGCAAATCGAACTCCGGGTCGCCGGAAAGTTCGCCCGCGCGCCGCGCCCGGGTGATCAGGCGGCGAAACGCCTCGGTCACCTGGCTGTGCAGCACCCTGTAGCCGCTGTCGGGCTGCGCCAGGTAGCGCCCGACGGTGGCAGAGAACCAGCGGGGCCGAGGCCCCTCGGCCGTCTCCTCCACCGCCAGCAATCCCAGGGGTACTGCGTGGCCGAGGTCGCCGAGGAATTCTCCGTCCGCACAGTACGCGGCCACCGCGTTCTCGGCCTGCTCCTGGCTCGCTCCGGCCGCGATGCCGGAGGGCAAGGCAACACGGCGCAGTGCCAGCGCCGCCCCCACCACCCGTCGGGAATCGCGGTTCGGGTCGAGTTCGGCACGCTGGCAGGGATCAACGTCGGGATCGGCGTCGATGTGCAAGGGCATGCGCCGCAGAATCAGAAAGTAGATCCCGCCGGCGTCGCTGGCCTCGGTCTCGGCGAGATAGGTTTCGATCAGGCTGTTCCAGTGCTGGTAAAGCGGGTAGTACACGCCGACGGCCCTGCCGTTGCCGGCCACCGCCATCCCCGGCGCCACCGAGCAGCCGTCGCCCAGTCGGTACGGGTGTAGCGGGTCACTGTCGTCGGGCACGCGGTCGGCCGCGACTTCCAGGCCGTGGAGGATTCCCGGGGGGTAGCCCGCCAGCAGCGGTTCCAGCCGCGCATCGGCGTAGGCCTGTAGGCGGTCGAACTCGTCCTCGCCCAGATGGCGGCCCGGGAAAAGATGCAGCCGTTCCAGGTGGGGTGACGCGGGGATCGGATCGTGCAGCAGAATGCTCGACATCACGGCCTCCTCAGGCTTCCACGGCCCGCCAGGACCGGACCAGGGCGGCTCCAAAGCCAAACTCTCCGGCCAGGCGGGCGACCGCATCGGCGGTGGTCTCCCCGGATGCCTGCGCCTCCACCAGCCGCTCGCGGAAAGCGGGCACCCGGCCGTCGTCGGCGAGCTGACGCAGGGTCTGCCAGATCACGCCGTCATAGCGGCGCTCGACCCGCAGCAGGATCGCGAGCATCGCCTGGATGGTGACCGCATCGTCGCCGTGGTCATGGATCAGCGCCCTGAGCGCGGTCTCGGCGGCACGCCCCCCCGGCGGGCGCAGCGACGCGAGCCACCCGAGGTTGATCCGGTTCAGCAGTATCGAGTCTTCGTCCCGCAGCAGTCGGACGCCATCGGCGGGGCTTTGACCGTCGTCCGGCTCCGGCGGAGGGGCGGTGCCCTGGGCCAGCACGATGCCGCTCAACGCGGTTTCGGCCACCCGCAACGGCCGGCGCACGTAGATGAGCCGGTCGTCGCCGACGCGGTCCCAGATCGCTTCCCAGGTTACCCGGTCGGTATCCAGTTCGTGCACGGGTCGCATCGGGTAGATGCGCAGCATCAGCGGGTCGGTGAAGGGAAGGCGAGCCGCGTCTGCAGGACTGCGCTCCAGCGCCCGGGCGAAGCGGCCGTAGTCACGGTTGGCCAGCGGCGCGAGCACGATGATGTCCACCGCCTGGTCGTGGCCGAGGTCGATCGGCTCCAGGCGCAGCGACTCCTGGCGCACCAGTTCCAGGTCCGACACGCGCACCGGCGCCACCCAGACCTGGAAGGACTCGGGGAAATAGCTCTGGCGTCCAGCCGATGGATCGATGGCCGCCTTGGGCAGGGATCCGACCGGGGGCAGCAGCTTGAAATACTGGTCGGCGGCAAACTCGGCGCCCGGGCTGGTGATCCGGCGTTCGCGGAGCACGTCGCGCAGCAGGGCCTCGTACAGGCGGGCCAGGTCCGACTGCAGGGCGTTGGGCGCGTGCGGTGGCCGCAGCGGCTGGCGCAGCAACTCGCCGTCCAGCCACAGTGGCCGGTCGCCGGCAACCGCGAGCACCCCAAGCGCCACCGCATCCTCCGGCACCACGCCCGCAGCCGCCCCACCCAGGTATTCGCGCATCAGCAGCGCACGCAGGTGCAGTTGGCTTTGCTGCGGCAGCGGTTGCGGCAGGGGCGTGAGCGCCAGCTGCACCCCCTCGTTGACGCGATCGTGCTGCACCTCGGCGCGCGCGCCCAGATCTCGCGGGAACACCTCGGCCACATCCGTTCGGACCTCGGCGTAGTGCAGCGTCACCGCGTACAGGCCGCGTTCCAGGCGGCCGTGACGGCCGGCGTTCAACCGTGCAATCAGTGCCCGGTCGTCGAGATGGAGCGACAGCCGACGGTCCAGCTGCAGCACCCGCCCCGCCGAAGAGACCGCCAACCCGGGGCTGACGTCGAGCATACCCGCGGACAGCGATACCTCGAGCCCGCGCACGACACCCGACCCAAGCGTCTGGCCGACCTCCCGGAGGCGCTGGTCCAGGTATACCTGGTCGCGGATCAGGTCTTCCGCGGTCAGCAGGCGGCCGTCGAAGTAATGCGTGCGGGTGAGCCTTGCATCGATGTCCGCAACGCGTTCCAGCTCGCGCCCGGCGGGGACGGCGCTGCCGAGGGGTAGAAAACCGGTAGAGTTGCTCATGACGACCTCGTGCTCAGGGCTAGCGCGCCAGATGGGCGAGCTGGCCGGGCGTGACCAGGAATGGGCGGACCAGGTTGTTGACGCTGATGCGGGAAGGATTGACCACGATGTGGGACAGGCTGGTGGTCTCGATCGAGATGCGCGCAAGCAGCAGCCGGGCACTCTCGTGCAGCCGGTCGGCCACGGTCTGGGGGCTGACGCCGTCGTCCAGCGCGTGCAGCAGCCGCGCGTGCAGGTTCATCAGCCGGCCGGCGGCCTCGCTCTCGGCTTCGGCGGCCGCCAGG contains these protein-coding regions:
- a CDS encoding ATP-binding protein produces the protein MSRPVESLPWPQAPEGLRALLRAGLAEFIARSLGPEEPLRALVLDERSDSGARLPWAVRRDLALRAWPPRHGALARLVEELGLDLPQGVLLALAGESEASHPVTLAVAELQTPGQSARPTVHLAVALLQALFGAEVIDVPKLCTGPLLRHQVLELEGDDPLPLQQLRISPALWAVLTDSAVDWPQGQVLTPLRAPLLASAAREQAPRLAAVIGGGAAAGLVLRGAPGSGRSQLAALIGAELGRQPLQITDAHWLQQPAFRLASRFAGWLPVLSPRVGPGEAWQGVVEPGVPLVVLLGRDGTVEGEGWLELELPLPTPAERRRFWRECLPAGLADECAGALLSGPAIARVAASAKLQAAQAGIEVGREHLLRARRELGAASLRLLAQPLECTVGKDALVVPEAVQFALEALIARVHQREAVWEGLGQTLAATRTPGVRALFVGESGTGKTLAASYVATALAAPLYRVDLAAVMNKYIGESEKNLAALLDQAAACDAALLFDEADALFGRRSDGKDTGERYANMLTNFLLSRIETHPGLVILTSNSRERIDGAFNRRLDAVIEFPLPRFAERLALWHSHFGARVPGADVCRQLASHCDLTGGQIRNVVLHAAVATAAQGPIAVPALLAALRKEYDKLGRGLPTRLERLGG